One segment of Agromyces albus DNA contains the following:
- a CDS encoding ABC transporter permease gives MTGLTEAPALVSGADRLRSLGRSLPTMTPKLASGLGIAALIVLFGLVGPLLVGNPSTVNNIGLSGPSAEFPLGTTQTGQDVLAQLAHATRGSLTIGLIVGVLVVALSAFFGIVGAYAGGWVDESFSLISNVMLVIPGLPLVIIISSYVPDKSLLLVAVVLAITGWAGSARVLRGFTLSLRNRDYVAAARVSGEKPWRILCVEILPNLVPLLASQAVFAVIFAILGEAGLSFLGLGASGSFTWGTMLYYAQNGLALRLGAWWWFVPPGLLIALFGAALSLVNFSIDEIINPKLRAQTRQTRKAWGLSRAELRRVAKEDEL, from the coding sequence ATGACCGGACTCACCGAAGCACCCGCACTCGTCAGCGGCGCCGACAGGTTGCGCTCGCTCGGGCGCTCGCTGCCAACGATGACCCCGAAGCTCGCCTCAGGGCTCGGCATCGCGGCACTCATCGTGCTCTTCGGGCTCGTCGGCCCGCTGCTCGTCGGCAACCCGTCGACGGTGAACAACATCGGCTTGTCGGGGCCGAGCGCCGAGTTCCCGCTCGGTACGACGCAGACCGGTCAGGACGTGCTCGCCCAGCTCGCCCATGCGACCCGCGGCTCGCTCACGATCGGGCTCATCGTCGGGGTGCTCGTCGTGGCGCTCTCCGCGTTCTTCGGCATCGTCGGCGCCTATGCCGGCGGCTGGGTCGACGAGTCGTTCTCGCTCATCAGCAATGTCATGCTCGTGATCCCCGGGCTTCCGCTCGTCATCATCATCTCGAGCTACGTGCCCGACAAGAGCCTCCTGCTCGTCGCGGTGGTGCTCGCCATCACCGGCTGGGCCGGGTCGGCCCGAGTGCTCCGCGGGTTCACGCTCAGCCTGCGCAATCGCGACTACGTCGCCGCCGCTCGGGTCTCGGGCGAGAAGCCCTGGCGCATCCTCTGCGTCGAGATCCTGCCGAACCTCGTGCCGCTGCTCGCCTCGCAAGCGGTGTTCGCCGTCATCTTCGCGATCCTCGGCGAAGCCGGACTCTCCTTCCTGGGCCTCGGCGCCTCGGGTTCGTTCACGTGGGGCACGATGCTCTACTACGCGCAGAACGGACTCGCACTCCGTCTCGGCGCCTGGTGGTGGTTCGTGCCGCCGGGGCTGCTCATCGCGCTCTTCGGCGCTGCGCTCTCGCTCGTCAACTTCTCAATCGACGAGATCATCAACCCGAAGCTGCGCGCGCAGACCCGCCAGACCCGCAAGGCATGGGGTCTCTCGCGAGCAGAGCTCCGCCGCGTCGCGAAGGAGGACGAGCTGTGA
- a CDS encoding ABC transporter ATP-binding protein, with the protein MSALEFRSVTKEYRLRGGFRSRTLTAVDDVDFRIEAGRTTALVGQSGSGKSTIAKLILQLERPTRGQILLDGSPIRRRGAGLIAYRSAVQMVFQDPFASLNPYHTVFHHLARPLVLHGMARGEAEVSQRVGALLARVQLEPGIARRKPHELSGGQRQRVAIARALAPQPRILIADEPVSMLDVSIRLGVLNLLAELQREEDLGVLYITHDLATARHFSDEILVMYRGEIVERGPADDVILSPKHEYTKLLAEAAPNPEKRRAA; encoded by the coding sequence ATGAGCGCGCTCGAGTTCCGTTCCGTCACGAAGGAGTACCGCTTGCGCGGCGGATTCCGCAGCCGCACGCTGACCGCGGTCGATGATGTCGACTTCCGCATCGAGGCCGGGCGCACGACGGCGCTCGTCGGGCAATCGGGAAGCGGCAAGTCGACGATCGCGAAGCTCATCCTGCAGCTCGAACGACCGACGCGCGGGCAGATCCTCCTCGACGGCTCGCCGATCCGGCGCCGCGGTGCGGGCCTCATCGCCTACCGCAGCGCCGTGCAGATGGTCTTCCAAGACCCGTTCGCGTCGCTGAATCCGTACCACACCGTCTTCCACCACCTCGCCCGTCCGCTCGTGCTGCACGGAATGGCGCGCGGAGAGGCCGAAGTGTCCCAACGGGTCGGAGCACTGCTCGCGCGCGTGCAGCTCGAGCCCGGCATCGCCCGGCGCAAGCCGCACGAGCTGTCGGGCGGCCAGCGCCAGCGCGTCGCCATCGCTCGTGCCCTCGCGCCGCAGCCGCGGATCCTGATCGCCGACGAACCGGTGTCGATGCTCGACGTCTCGATCCGCCTGGGCGTGCTGAACCTCCTCGCCGAATTGCAGCGCGAGGAGGACCTCGGGGTGCTCTACATCACCCACGACCTCGCGACCGCCCGCCATTTCTCCGATGAGATCCTCGTCATGTACCGCGGTGAGATCGTCGAGCGCGGACCTGCCGACGACGTCATCCTGTCGCCGAAGCACGAATACACGAAGCTGCTCGCCGAAGCCGCTCCCAACCCAGAGAAGAGACGTGCCGCATGA
- a CDS encoding ABC transporter ATP-binding protein → MNEKNPVLTISDLSIDYLGEPTVHAVKHVSLTLGRGEILGLAGESGCGKTTLAYGVNRLLKPPAIISSGHAVFHSREGYSIDLASLEGEDLRAFRWSRISMVFQGAMNSLNPVISIRAQLEDIFTTHRPDLPKRERRRRCAELLERVGVDPSRLTSFPHELSGGMRQRVMIAMAMALDPQIMIMDEPTTALDVVVQREILREITRLRAELGFAVIFITHDLPLLLEISDRIAVMRAGEIVELADAGELYANPQHDYTKQLLASFPSLTGDRGDFVRSGVKQEVTS, encoded by the coding sequence GTGAACGAGAAGAACCCGGTGCTCACGATCTCGGACCTCAGCATCGACTACCTCGGCGAGCCCACCGTGCACGCCGTCAAGCACGTCTCGCTCACGCTCGGACGCGGGGAGATCCTCGGCCTCGCCGGCGAGAGCGGGTGCGGCAAGACCACGCTCGCCTATGGCGTCAATCGGCTCTTGAAGCCGCCGGCGATCATCTCCTCGGGGCACGCGGTCTTCCACTCCCGGGAGGGCTACTCGATCGACCTCGCCTCGCTCGAGGGTGAAGACCTGCGCGCATTCCGGTGGAGCCGGATCTCGATGGTCTTCCAGGGGGCGATGAACTCGCTCAACCCGGTGATCTCGATTCGCGCGCAACTCGAGGACATCTTCACGACGCACCGCCCCGATCTGCCGAAGCGTGAGCGACGCCGTCGCTGCGCCGAGCTGCTCGAGCGCGTCGGTGTCGACCCGTCACGGCTCACGTCCTTCCCGCACGAGCTCTCGGGCGGTATGCGGCAGCGCGTCATGATCGCGATGGCGATGGCGCTCGACCCGCAGATCATGATCATGGACGAGCCGACGACCGCCCTCGACGTGGTCGTGCAGCGCGAGATCCTGCGGGAGATCACGAGGCTCCGCGCCGAGCTCGGGTTCGCCGTGATCTTCATCACGCATGACCTGCCGCTCCTCCTCGAGATCTCGGACCGCATCGCCGTCATGCGAGCCGGTGAGATCGTCGAGCTCGCTGACGCCGGCGAGCTCTACGCGAACCCGCAACACGACTACACGAAGCAACTGCTCGCCTCGTTCCCGAGCCTCACCGGCGATCGCGGGGACTTCGTGCGCAGCGGCGTGAAACAGGAGGTGACGTCATGA